A genome region from Candidatus Acidiferrales bacterium includes the following:
- the murA gene encoding UDP-N-acetylglucosamine 1-carboxyvinyltransferase, with protein MDKFIIQGGSRLEGAVTVSGAKNAALPAMAAALLTSEPLVLANCPAVRDIATMSQLLGHMGVWVEKDARDPHRITLHAERIARREAPYDLVRTMRASVLTLGPLLARFGQARVSLPGGCAIGARPIDLHLKALEQLGASVKTEHGYVEARADGLRGTRILFDRITVTGTENVMMAAALASGETVLENAAREPEVADLAELLGKMGAKIDGAGTSTVRIAGAGKLHAAEHTVIPDRVEAGTLLVAGGITGGDLELLSCRPDHLTAVMAKLQDAGITITSTDEKSLRVRAPGRLQSVDVTTEEYPGFATDMQAQYMALMTQAEGAAVITETIFENRFLHASEMVRMGADITIEGRQAIVRGKTPLSGANVIASDLRASASLVLAGLVASGETVVDRVYHLDRGYERIEERLNSVGARIRRVR; from the coding sequence ATGGATAAATTCATCATCCAGGGTGGAAGCAGGCTCGAAGGCGCGGTCACCGTGAGCGGCGCAAAAAATGCCGCTTTGCCCGCCATGGCCGCCGCCCTGCTCACCTCCGAACCGCTTGTGCTCGCGAACTGCCCGGCAGTGCGTGACATCGCCACCATGAGCCAACTGCTCGGCCATATGGGCGTGTGGGTGGAAAAGGACGCCCGCGACCCCCACCGCATCACCTTGCACGCGGAACGCATCGCTCGCCGAGAAGCTCCCTACGACCTTGTGCGAACGATGCGCGCATCGGTGCTGACGCTCGGGCCGCTGCTGGCGCGTTTTGGGCAAGCACGCGTTTCTCTTCCCGGCGGCTGCGCCATCGGCGCGCGGCCCATAGACCTCCATTTGAAGGCACTCGAGCAGCTCGGGGCCAGCGTCAAGACCGAACACGGCTACGTCGAGGCGCGGGCGGATGGCTTGCGCGGAACAAGAATTCTTTTTGACAGGATCACGGTAACCGGAACGGAAAACGTCATGATGGCGGCGGCGCTGGCAAGCGGCGAAACGGTGCTTGAGAATGCGGCGCGCGAGCCGGAGGTTGCCGACCTGGCCGAGTTGCTCGGCAAGATGGGAGCGAAGATTGACGGTGCCGGCACGTCAACCGTTCGCATTGCCGGCGCGGGCAAACTGCATGCGGCCGAGCACACCGTTATCCCCGATCGGGTCGAGGCAGGAACGCTTCTGGTGGCGGGAGGCATCACCGGCGGGGATCTCGAATTGCTCTCGTGCCGGCCCGACCATCTGACCGCGGTGATGGCCAAATTGCAAGACGCCGGAATCACCATCACCTCGACGGACGAGAAGAGCCTGCGTGTTCGCGCACCGGGGCGTTTGCAATCGGTGGACGTGACCACGGAGGAGTATCCCGGCTTCGCCACCGACATGCAGGCGCAATATATGGCCCTGATGACGCAGGCGGAAGGCGCCGCGGTGATCACGGAGACGATTTTTGAGAATCGTTTCCTCCACGCCAGCGAAATGGTCCGCATGGGCGCCGACATAACCATTGAGGGACGCCAGGCGATTGTGCGCGGCAAAACCCCGCTGAGCGGCGCGAACGTTATCGCCTCCGACCTCCGCGCCAGCGCTTCGCTCGTCCTGGCAGGGCTCGTCGCGAGCGGCGAGACGGTCGTGGACCGCGTCTATCATCTCGACCGGGGCTACGAACGCATCGAAGAACGGCTCAACTCCGTCGGCGCCCGCATCCGGCGCGTTCGATAA